A DNA window from Acomys russatus chromosome 7, mAcoRus1.1, whole genome shotgun sequence contains the following coding sequences:
- the Tpbgl gene encoding trophoblast glycoprotein-like translates to MAPSAGQRGLWSPLPGLLLLAALSRPAAPCPFQCYCFGSPRLLLRCASGAELRQPPRDVPPDARNLTIVGANLTVLRAAAFAGGDEEATDGVRLPLLTALRLTHNNIEVVEDGAFDGLPSLAALDLSHNPLRALGSRAFRGLPALRSLQLNHALARGGPGMLDALDAALAPLTELRLLGLAGNALSHLPPAALRLPRLEQLDARVNALAGLGPDELRALERDGDLPQPRLLLADNPLTCGCTSRPLLAWLHNATERVPDARRLRCASPRVLLDRPLMDLDEARLGCADGDANERGEEVDVAGPELEASYVFFGLVLALIGLIFLMVLYLNRRGIQRWMRNLREACRDQMEGYHYRYEQDADPRRAPAPAAPAGSRATSPGSGL, encoded by the coding sequence ATGGCCCCGAGCGCGGGACAGCGGGGGCTCTGGAGCCCGCTGCCAGGGCTGCTGCTCTTGGCGGCGTTGAGCCGGCCCGCCGCGCCCTGCCCCTTCCAGTGCTACTGCTTCGGCAGCCCCCGGCTGCTGTTGCGCTGCGCGTCCGGCGCGGAACTCCGGCAGCCGCCACGGGACGTGCCGCCCGACGCGCGCAACCTCACCATCGTGGGCGCCAACCTGACCGTGCTGCGCGCGGCCGCCTTCGCGGGAGGGGACGAGGAGGCGACGGACGGCGTGCGCCTGCCGCTCCTCACTGCGCTGCGCCTCACACACAACAACATCGAGGTGGTGGAGGACGGCGCCTTCGACGGCCTGCCCAGCCTGGCGGCGCTCGACCTGAGCCACAACCCCCTGCGCGCTCTGGGCTCCCGCGCCTTTCGCGGGCTGCCTGCGCTGCGCTCGCTGCAGCTCAATCACGCGCTGGCACGGGGCGGCCCCGGGATGCTAGATGCACTGGACGCCGCGCTCGCCCCGCTGACCGAGCTGCGTCTGCTGGGCTTGGCAGGCAACGCGCTGAGCCACCTGCCGCCCGCCGCGCTGCGCTTGCCGCGCCTGGAGCAGCTGGATGCGCGAGTCAACGCTCTGGCCGGTCTGGGCCCCGACGAGCTGCGCGCGCTAGAGCGCGATGGCGACCTGCCCCAGCCGCGCCTGCTGCTGGCGGACAACCCGCTGACCTGCGGGTGCACTTCgcgccccctgctggcctggCTGCACAATGCCACGGAGCGCGTACCCGACGCGCGCCGCCTGCGCTGCGCTTCCCCGCGCGTCCTGCTCGATCGGCCTCTGATGGACCTGGACGAGGCGCGGCTGGGCTGCGCCGACGGCGATGCTAACGAGCGCGGGGAAGAGGTGGACGTCGCCGGCCCGGAGCTGGAAGCTTCTTATGTCTTCTTCGGGCTGGTGCTGGCGCTCATCGGCCTCATCTTCCTCATGGTGCTCTACCTAAACCGCCGTGGCATTCAGCGCTGGATGCGCAATTTGCGCGAGGCCTGCAGGGACCAAATGGAGGGCTATCATTACCGCTACGAGCAGGATGCAGACCCGCGCCGTGCGCCCGCTCCAGCTGCCCCAGCCGGCTCCCGGGCCACTTCCCCGGGTTCAGGTCTTTGA